One segment of Solanum stenotomum isolate F172 chromosome 1, ASM1918654v1, whole genome shotgun sequence DNA contains the following:
- the LOC125853205 gene encoding calvin cycle protein CP12-1, chloroplastic-like, whose product MATIAGVSLTSPKFLAKNSNSPNFKPFKFPCLNNPWKKSSTKFGLVCAATPDNKLSDLVADSVKGAEEACNENPASGECAAAWDVVEEASAAASHARDKKKQEDVLENYCKENPETDECRTYDS is encoded by the coding sequence atggcAACAATTGCTGGTGTTAGTCTCACTAGTCCAAAATTCTTGGCCAAAAATTCCAACTCTCCCAATTTTAAGCCATTTAAGTTCCCATGCCTTAACAATCCATGgaaaaaatcatcaacaaaatTTGGGCTTGTGTGTGCAGCAACACCAGATAACAAGCTTTCTGACCTTGTGGCTGATAGTGTAAAGGGGGCAGAGGAAGCGTGCAATGAGAATCCAGCTAGTGGAGAATGTGCGGCGGCTTGGGATGTTGTGGAAGAGGCAAGTGCAGCGGCTAGTCATGCAAGGGACAAGAAGAAGCAGGAAGATGTTTTGGAAAATTATTGCAAGGAAAATCCAGAGACTGATGAGTGCCGTACATATGATAGTTGA
- the LOC125853204 gene encoding bZIP transcription factor 53-like codes for MASTQQPASSGSDGQRYATNDERKRKRMESNRESARRSRQRKQQHLEELMSQLTQLQNQSTSWREKIESVGRNFHTLDAENNVLRAQMAELTERLDSLNSLTRFWADANGLAVDIPEIPDTLLEPWQLPCPIQPITASADMFQF; via the coding sequence ATGGCTTCGACTCAGCAACCAGCTAGTTCAGGTTCTGATGGTCAGCGATATGCTACTAATGATGAGAGAAAACGAAAGAGAATGGAGTCTAACCGTGAATCTGCAAGGCGGTCACGGCAGAGGAAGCAGCAGCATTTGGAAGAGTTGATGAGCCAATTGACGCAGCTGCAGAATCAGAGCACTAGCTGGCGTGAGAAGATCGAATCTGTTGGAAGAAACTTCCACACCCTTGATGCGGAGAACAATGTCTTGAGGGCTCAAATGGCTGAACTGACTGAACGCTTAGATTCGCTGAATTCCCTCACTCGTTTCTGGGCTGATGCTAATGGACTTGCTGTGGACATCCCTGAAATTCCAGACACTTTGCTTGAGCCCTGGCAGCTCCCTTGCCCAATTCAACCCATTACTGCCTCTGCTGATATGTTTCAGTTTTGA